The DNA segment AAAGGGTGGTTAAAGTCTAGTGTCACCCTACCTCCTCCAACGCTCCTAACAATCCCCACCTTCCCATCCACCTCTACCCTCGCCCCTACCCTCGGAACTATACCTCTCTTAGTTAGTTCCCTCGCTGGGAATATCTTTACCTTCTCTGGGTCCCTAAGCCCGAAGGCCTTTTCGGGCGGGACTTCGACGACTTTCTCCTCCCCCTCCTCCATGCCGACTAGGGCTTCGTCAACCCCCTTCGGGACCCAGCCCTCGCCGACGATGACTAGCTGTGGCTCATAAAGCCCGTCCTCCCTATAGAACTTCTTAGCCTTCGCTACGTCCTCGCGGGTCAAGTCTATTATCTCCCCGCTCTCCTTGACGCTGGCCACGTAGTCTATTAACACGTAGTCTCCTTTCTGTATCGGCAAGCTGAGCACCGCGGCATTTAAGGGTCAACGGGGAGAGTTATAATTCTTTCAGCCAGCCCTCCTCAGCCCTGCTCCCTCACACTCTATTAAGGCAGGGCCTCCGAGCCCCCCCTCAACCTTAACCTTCACTCCTAGAAGGCGCTTTACTACCTCTATACAGGTCACAGTGTGGAGGGTTAGCTCACTCACTTTAATCCTAGACCTCCCCTTCGCTAAGGCCATGTATACTATCAACTGATCCCCCAAGTGCTTATCTACAGACGCCTGTGTCTCTAATTGGCGTAGCAGTGAGTTAGCTGCCTCCTCTCCGACTACTTCTGCTGGCTTCCCCTTTTCCCCAAGGCAATCTGAGCCCATTAAGCAGTCCATCCCCTCGGCGACAAGTAGAATACCGCAGCCAGGGTCTAGGCTACATTTAGGATGCCCCGGCTGCAGCACTTCTTGCTCGATGCTGACGCTATCCATCCCTCCTTCGCGCAGCCTATTGTAAGCTGCCCTACTCATTCTCTCGACGATGTGGCTGGGCAATCGACAGCTATACGCAACCCCCTTTACCTCGACCTCCCCCCTCCTTCCATCTAAGCTTATCGGAGAGAGGTGCTCAACAGGGTCCATGCTAGCTCTGACTACTCCACCCCCCCTAGGATAGAAGCCTCGACGTAGAGTAGTTACCCTGCACCTATAG comes from the Candidatus Nezhaarchaeota archaeon genome and includes:
- a CDS encoding peptidylprolyl isomerase, which encodes MLSLPIQKGDYVLIDYVASVKESGEIIDLTREDVAKAKKFYREDGLYEPQLVIVGEGWVPKGVDEALVGMEEGEEKVVEVPPEKAFGLRDPEKVKIFPARELTKRGIVPRVGARVEVDGKVGIVRSVGGGRVTLDFNHPLAGCSIVYELKVVSKVEGGMEKAKELLHRRMRRVPKEKLKVKLEGDVLEVELPEEAFTLEDVQFAKRGFALDVGRYLPSISTIRFYETYVIKKGASPASPSQG
- the rtcA gene encoding RNA 3'-terminal phosphate cyclase, producing MQSSLSFIEVDGSMLEGGGQILRVSVALSAVSRVPVKVFNIRAKRSNPGLRPQHLTAIKAVAELVNARVEGLYVGSRELAFIPSKPKAGSFSFDVGTAGSTTLVLQSLMPAAALAPFSISVEVKGGTNNPMAPPVDYVERVLVLALLRMGYRCRVTTLRRGFYPRGGGVVRASMDPVEHLSPISLDGRRGEVEVKGVAYSCRLPSHIVERMSRAAYNRLREGGMDSVSIEQEVLQPGHPKCSLDPGCGILLVAEGMDCLMGSDCLGEKGKPAEVVGEEAANSLLRQLETQASVDKHLGDQLIVYMALAKGRSRIKVSELTLHTVTCIEVVKRLLGVKVKVEGGLGGPALIECEGAGLRRAG